In a genomic window of Acidilobus saccharovorans 345-15:
- a CDS encoding adenosylhomocysteinase, translating into MEVKVKDPSLAGEGRLKIEWAEAHMPVLMELRRRYQDKKPLRGYRISAALHVTKETAVLIRTLKAWGAEVSLVPSNPLSTQDDVAAALADEGIAVRAWRGMNEQEYFEAIREAARSSPDVVVDDGADLHVTLHEEMPSVAKNVIGGNEETTTGVIRLKALEASGRLLYPVIAVNNALTKYLFDNRYGTGQSALDGVLRATNVLLAGKRLVVAGYGWVGRGIAIRARGMGARVIVTEVDPIRALEAVMDGFDVMSMDEAAPLGDIFITATGDKDVIRKEHMLKMKDGAILANAGHFNVEVSVTDLESIAKSKREIRPNTVEYVLPDGRRLYLLAEGRLVNLVAAEGHPSEVMDMSFANQALSVLYHINNRGRLQPKVYDVPLEQDQEVARLKLRTMGINIDELTPEQQEYLRSWK; encoded by the coding sequence GTGGAGGTCAAGGTCAAGGACCCCTCGCTCGCCGGCGAGGGCAGGCTTAAGATAGAGTGGGCCGAGGCCCACATGCCCGTCCTTATGGAGCTCAGGCGCAGGTACCAGGACAAGAAGCCCCTGAGGGGCTACAGGATCTCAGCGGCCCTTCACGTCACCAAGGAGACGGCCGTGCTCATAAGGACCCTGAAGGCGTGGGGCGCCGAGGTATCCCTGGTGCCAAGCAACCCCCTCTCAACGCAGGACGACGTGGCCGCGGCCCTGGCCGATGAAGGCATAGCGGTGAGGGCCTGGAGGGGCATGAACGAGCAGGAGTACTTTGAGGCCATAAGGGAGGCCGCCAGGTCCTCCCCTGACGTAGTGGTAGATGACGGCGCTGACCTCCATGTGACCCTCCACGAGGAGATGCCCAGCGTGGCTAAGAACGTCATTGGGGGCAACGAGGAGACTACAACAGGGGTCATAAGGCTCAAGGCCCTGGAGGCCAGCGGGAGGCTCCTCTACCCCGTCATAGCAGTTAACAACGCGCTGACCAAGTACCTCTTCGACAACAGGTACGGCACCGGCCAGAGCGCGCTGGACGGCGTGCTCAGGGCCACTAACGTGCTCCTCGCGGGCAAGAGGCTTGTGGTAGCCGGCTACGGCTGGGTCGGAAGGGGCATAGCAATAAGGGCCAGAGGCATGGGGGCCAGGGTTATAGTCACCGAGGTTGACCCGATAAGGGCCCTTGAGGCGGTTATGGACGGCTTTGACGTGATGAGCATGGACGAGGCCGCGCCCCTGGGCGACATATTCATAACGGCCACGGGGGACAAGGACGTCATAAGGAAGGAGCACATGCTCAAGATGAAGGACGGGGCGATACTTGCTAACGCCGGCCACTTTAACGTTGAGGTGAGCGTGACGGACCTGGAGTCCATAGCAAAGTCCAAGAGGGAGATAAGGCCGAACACCGTGGAGTACGTGCTGCCCGACGGCAGGAGGCTCTACCTCCTGGCAGAGGGAAGGCTCGTCAACCTGGTCGCGGCTGAGGGACACCCAAGCGAGGTCATGGACATGAGCTTCGCTAACCAGGCCCTCTCGGTTCTATATCACATAAACAACAGGGGGAGGCTGCAGCCCAAGGTTTATGACGTGCCCCTTGAGCAGGACCAGGAGGTGGCCAGGCTGAAGCTAAGAACCATGGGCATAAATATAGATGAACTCACGCCGGAGCAGCAGGAGTACCTGAGGAGCTGGAAATGA
- the eno gene encoding phosphopyruvate hydratase, with the protein MASDEDFIISSVHGVLALDSRGNPTVKVIAKTKAGVGVGIAPSGASKSSKEAIEKRDGGRGWGGMGVNQALSNVNTIVAPRLIGLDSRKQSLIDGVLIEIDGTPNKSRLGGNVTTATSIAVAKAAAASSGVELYEYLGGPGAKVLPTPLMNVINGGVHAGNNLAFQEFIIIPAGAPTFTEAMRMAVEVYKSLKSYLSDKYGKTSTNVGDEGGYAPPMNEVREPLEALRAAIKAAGYELGSDFFLGIDAASSEFYDPEKKAYRVDGKLYDPGSLLDLYVQLVDEFSIAYLEDPFHEEDLQHFSEITAKLGSRVLIVGDDLYATNVKYLQEGIKARATNGALVKVNQVGTLTETLDYIRVARNAGIRPVISHRSGDTEDPFIADLAVAVGAGVIKTGAPARSERLAKYNRLLEIEDSLGPMATYAGREPFITRA; encoded by the coding sequence GTGGCCAGCGACGAGGACTTCATTATATCCTCGGTGCACGGCGTCCTAGCCCTCGACTCGAGGGGAAACCCCACGGTTAAGGTAATAGCTAAGACGAAGGCTGGGGTAGGCGTAGGCATAGCGCCCAGCGGGGCTAGCAAGAGCAGCAAGGAGGCCATAGAGAAGAGGGACGGCGGCAGGGGCTGGGGCGGCATGGGAGTTAACCAGGCGCTGTCAAACGTTAACACCATAGTCGCCCCCAGGCTCATAGGCCTCGACTCAAGGAAGCAGTCGCTTATAGACGGGGTCCTGATAGAGATAGACGGCACCCCTAACAAGTCAAGGCTCGGAGGTAACGTCACCACCGCGACCAGCATAGCGGTAGCTAAGGCGGCCGCGGCCTCCTCAGGGGTTGAGCTCTACGAGTACCTTGGAGGGCCAGGAGCTAAGGTGCTGCCGACCCCCCTCATGAACGTCATAAACGGGGGAGTGCACGCGGGCAACAACCTAGCCTTCCAGGAGTTCATAATAATACCTGCAGGCGCCCCCACGTTCACTGAAGCCATGAGGATGGCCGTTGAGGTCTACAAGTCCCTCAAGAGCTACCTAAGCGACAAGTATGGCAAGACGTCAACTAATGTGGGCGACGAGGGGGGCTACGCGCCGCCTATGAACGAGGTCAGGGAGCCCCTCGAGGCCCTGAGGGCGGCCATAAAGGCCGCAGGGTACGAGCTGGGCTCTGACTTCTTCCTGGGCATTGACGCGGCCTCCTCAGAGTTCTACGACCCTGAGAAGAAGGCCTACAGGGTTGACGGAAAGCTGTACGACCCTGGCTCGCTCCTCGACCTCTACGTTCAGCTTGTCGACGAGTTCAGCATAGCCTACCTCGAGGACCCCTTCCACGAGGAGGACCTGCAGCACTTCTCTGAGATAACTGCAAAGCTCGGCTCCAGGGTCCTCATAGTTGGCGATGACCTCTACGCTACTAACGTCAAGTACCTGCAGGAGGGCATCAAGGCCAGGGCGACCAACGGGGCCCTGGTCAAAGTAAACCAGGTGGGCACCCTCACGGAGACCCTGGACTACATAAGGGTCGCCAGGAACGCCGGCATAAGGCCCGTCATAAGCCACAGGAGCGGGGACACCGAGGACCCGTTCATAGCTGACCTCGCAGTTGCGGTCGGCGCCGGCGTGATAAAGACCGGCGCCCCGGCCAGGAGCGAGAGGCTGGCCAAGTACAACAGACTCCTTGAGATAGAGGACTCCCTGGGCCCGATGGCGACCTACGCAGGCAGGGAGCCCTTCATTACCAGGGCCTGA
- a CDS encoding site-2 protease family protein: protein MNGATAVLAAALFVVAWLLLYVSLRNRKVEGLTVYPFILIYRLRYSRSPLRPGLESKLVKVYGVAGLAATAFAMGYFYFVSGSLFLERYLVRAPQASAEGFVPLIPGVTVGLYEFMFILIAVGVAVLVHEFSHAIVSRAAGVPVKGAGLLLMAFVPAAFVEPDEGSLKAAPLRSKVMIYAAGVASNVALGFLFAYIMSLLIPSLASGITIVSVEANSPAYVAGLLPGMKIIAINGAPVRTVTQGLQELIKAGAEGAAPANVTLTVIYNGLEKAVTVVKPAGVDHIGIEVVQSFRLNWLVELLTSFYVVNMGLALINAAPFAFPLPGFGVESDGGQMLREVLSRAAGRLGYAISAGVEMATLLLIISLLTLAPVRLP, encoded by the coding sequence ATGAATGGAGCCACTGCGGTCCTGGCGGCGGCCCTGTTTGTTGTGGCCTGGCTCCTGCTATACGTTAGCCTGAGGAACCGAAAGGTCGAAGGCCTCACGGTTTACCCCTTTATCCTGATTTACAGGCTGAGATACTCCAGGAGCCCCCTGAGGCCGGGGCTTGAGTCAAAGCTTGTAAAAGTTTACGGCGTTGCGGGCCTGGCGGCGACGGCTTTTGCCATGGGCTACTTCTACTTTGTCAGCGGCTCCCTGTTCCTTGAGAGGTACCTCGTCAGGGCCCCGCAGGCGAGCGCCGAGGGCTTCGTGCCCCTCATACCGGGGGTCACGGTAGGCCTCTATGAGTTCATGTTCATACTGATAGCCGTTGGCGTGGCTGTCCTAGTTCACGAGTTCTCCCACGCCATTGTCTCAAGGGCCGCTGGCGTGCCCGTGAAGGGGGCCGGCCTGCTGCTAATGGCCTTCGTGCCCGCGGCCTTTGTGGAGCCAGACGAGGGGTCCCTCAAGGCTGCCCCGCTAAGGTCAAAGGTAATGATATACGCGGCCGGCGTGGCCTCCAACGTTGCCCTGGGCTTCCTCTTCGCCTACATCATGTCATTACTTATACCGTCGCTGGCCTCCGGCATAACCATAGTGTCCGTGGAGGCGAACAGCCCAGCTTACGTCGCTGGCCTGCTGCCCGGCATGAAAATCATAGCAATAAACGGCGCGCCCGTGAGGACCGTCACCCAGGGGCTCCAGGAACTGATAAAGGCCGGCGCTGAGGGCGCGGCGCCTGCCAACGTCACCCTGACCGTGATATACAACGGACTTGAAAAGGCCGTGACAGTCGTCAAGCCTGCCGGGGTGGACCACATAGGCATAGAGGTTGTCCAGAGCTTCAGGCTCAACTGGCTCGTGGAGCTCCTCACGTCATTCTACGTTGTTAACATGGGCCTAGCGCTCATCAACGCCGCCCCCTTCGCCTTCCCGCTCCCAGGCTTCGGCGTGGAGAGCGACGGGGGGCAGATGCTCAGGGAGGTGCTGTCAAGGGCCGCGGGCAGGCTAGGCTACGCTATATCAGCTGGGGTTGAGATGGCAACCTTGCTCCTCATAATAAGCCTCCTGACGCTCGCGCCCGTCAGGCTCCCGTGA